A genomic region of Antennarius striatus isolate MH-2024 chromosome 16, ASM4005453v1, whole genome shotgun sequence contains the following coding sequences:
- the tmem11 gene encoding transmembrane protein 11, mitochondrial, which translates to MASLGRRRGVPVSRERGVMAATDCYIVHEIYNGENAQDQFEYELEQALEAQYKYIVIEPTRIGDETARWITVGNCLHKTAVLSGTTCLLTPLSLPLEYTRYVALSAGALSVACAALYGISWQFDPCCKYQVEYDSQKLSRLPLHTLTSSTPVVLVRRDDIHRKRLHNTIALAALAYCAKKIYELYTI; encoded by the exons TGGCGTCGCTGGGAAGGAGGCGCGGTGTCCCAGTAAGCAGGGAGAG AGGAGTGATGGCGGCGACAGACTGCTACATTGTGCATGAGATCTACAATGGGGAGAATGCCCAGGACCAGTTTGAGTATGAGCTGGAGCAAGCCCTGGAGGCTCAGTATAAATACATTGTTATCGAGCCCACACGCATCGGAGATGAAACAGCCCGTTGGATTACGGTGGGCAACTGCCTGCACAAGACGGCCGTGTTGTCAGGCACCACTTGTCTTCTGACACCGCTTTCGCTGCCCCTTGAATACACGCGTTATGTGGCATTGTCCGCTGGGGCCCTCAGTGTAGCATGTGCAGCCCTCTATGGAATTTCATGGCAGTTTGACCCTTGCTGCAAGTACCAGGTGGAATATGACAGCCAAAAACTTTCAAGGCTGCCACTCCATACACTCACCTCCTCAACGCCCGTGGTTTTGGTACGCAGGGATGACATCCACAGAAAGAGACTCCATAATACGATAGCACTGGCTGCTCTGGCGTATTGCGCCAAGAAGATCTATGAACTCTACACAATATGA
- the dhrs7b gene encoding dehydrogenase/reductase SDR family member 7B isoform X1, protein MMKVKKICEKKKAPVIYSPSWDRTQKCFNSHPLPRGCVGKQDRQLEQSRLMERVMEGALQLALASAGILLVYRILVRLRPGVSLQDAVVVITGASSGLGKECARVFHVAGARLVLCGRDAARLQQVAQELTASSKSLQRQTHTPCTVVFDLTDRNMVEKAAEEILKCYGQVDVLINNAGISYRGSILDTHISVQRDVMEANYFGPISLTQALLPSMVHRHSGHIVVISSVQGKIAIPHRSAYAASKHATQAYFDCLRAELEHHGILVTVISPGYIKTNLSVNAVTGDGSKYGVVDKTTATGQDPRVVAKAVLRAVRQRSKDVVLAGPLPTLAIYLRTLWPALFFRLMSSRSRKEQKAKDE, encoded by the exons ATGATGAAGGTGAAAaagatttgtgaaaaaaaaaaagcgcccGTCATTTATTCGCCATCTTGGGATCGAACCCAGAAGTGCTTCAACTCACATCCGCTACCCAGAGGCTGTGTGGGAAAGCAGGACCGACAG CTTGAGCAGAGCAGGCTGATGGAGCGCGTTATGGAAGGTGCGCTTCAACTGGCTTTAGCAAGCGCAGGGATCTTGCTGGTTTATCGCATACTTGTCCGCCTCCGACCAGGAGTTTCTCTGCAGGATGCTGTAGTGGTCATAACAGGGGCCAGCTCTGGACTGGGAAAAG AGTGTGCAAGGGTCTTCCATGTTGCAGGCGCTCGACTCGTGTTGTGTGGACGAGATGCAGCCCGTCTGCAGCAGGTGGCCCAGGAGCTTACAGCAAGTTCAAAAAGTTTACAGCGACAG ACCCACACTCCCTGCACTGTTGTCTTCGACCTGACGGACAGAAACATGGTAGAAAAAGCTGCAGAGGAGATCCTGAAATGTTACGGACAAGTGGATGTCCTGATCAACAATGCTGGAATCAGTTACCGTGGGAGCATACTGGACACTCATATTTCAGTTCAGCGAGATGTTATGGAAGCAAATTATTTTGGACCAATTTCTCTTACTCAAG CGCTGCTCCCATCTATGGTTCATCGACACAGTGGCCACATTGTCGTCATCAGCAGTGTCCAGGGCAAGATAGCTATTCCTCATAGATCAGCTT ATGCAGCCTCGAAACATGCCACCCAGGCCTACTTTGACTGTTTACGCGCTGAGCTTGAGCATCATGGTATTCTAGTGACGGTGATCAGTCCTGGGTACATCAAAACTAACCTGTCGGTCAACGCCGTCACAGGAGACGGATCCAAGTACGGAG TCGTAGATAAAACCACTGCAACGGGTCAGGACCCCCGGGTCGTGGCGAAGGCTGTCCTGAGGGCTGTCCGTCAGAGGAGCAAAGATGTTGTTTTGGCCGGACCCTTACCCACACTGGCCATTTACCTCCGAACACTGTGGCCTGCACTCTTCTTCAGACTCATGTCCTCCCGCTCTCGCAAGGAGCAGAAAGCAAAAGATGAGTGA
- the dhrs7b gene encoding dehydrogenase/reductase SDR family member 7B isoform X2 yields the protein MERVMEGALQLALASAGILLVYRILVRLRPGVSLQDAVVVITGASSGLGKECARVFHVAGARLVLCGRDAARLQQVAQELTASSKSLQRQTHTPCTVVFDLTDRNMVEKAAEEILKCYGQVDVLINNAGISYRGSILDTHISVQRDVMEANYFGPISLTQALLPSMVHRHSGHIVVISSVQGKIAIPHRSAYAASKHATQAYFDCLRAELEHHGILVTVISPGYIKTNLSVNAVTGDGSKYGVVDKTTATGQDPRVVAKAVLRAVRQRSKDVVLAGPLPTLAIYLRTLWPALFFRLMSSRSRKEQKAKDE from the exons ATGGAGCGCGTTATGGAAGGTGCGCTTCAACTGGCTTTAGCAAGCGCAGGGATCTTGCTGGTTTATCGCATACTTGTCCGCCTCCGACCAGGAGTTTCTCTGCAGGATGCTGTAGTGGTCATAACAGGGGCCAGCTCTGGACTGGGAAAAG AGTGTGCAAGGGTCTTCCATGTTGCAGGCGCTCGACTCGTGTTGTGTGGACGAGATGCAGCCCGTCTGCAGCAGGTGGCCCAGGAGCTTACAGCAAGTTCAAAAAGTTTACAGCGACAG ACCCACACTCCCTGCACTGTTGTCTTCGACCTGACGGACAGAAACATGGTAGAAAAAGCTGCAGAGGAGATCCTGAAATGTTACGGACAAGTGGATGTCCTGATCAACAATGCTGGAATCAGTTACCGTGGGAGCATACTGGACACTCATATTTCAGTTCAGCGAGATGTTATGGAAGCAAATTATTTTGGACCAATTTCTCTTACTCAAG CGCTGCTCCCATCTATGGTTCATCGACACAGTGGCCACATTGTCGTCATCAGCAGTGTCCAGGGCAAGATAGCTATTCCTCATAGATCAGCTT ATGCAGCCTCGAAACATGCCACCCAGGCCTACTTTGACTGTTTACGCGCTGAGCTTGAGCATCATGGTATTCTAGTGACGGTGATCAGTCCTGGGTACATCAAAACTAACCTGTCGGTCAACGCCGTCACAGGAGACGGATCCAAGTACGGAG TCGTAGATAAAACCACTGCAACGGGTCAGGACCCCCGGGTCGTGGCGAAGGCTGTCCTGAGGGCTGTCCGTCAGAGGAGCAAAGATGTTGTTTTGGCCGGACCCTTACCCACACTGGCCATTTACCTCCGAACACTGTGGCCTGCACTCTTCTTCAGACTCATGTCCTCCCGCTCTCGCAAGGAGCAGAAAGCAAAAGATGAGTGA